A window of Tautonia plasticadhaerens contains these coding sequences:
- the gluQRS gene encoding tRNA glutamyl-Q(34) synthetase GluQRS, translated as MGVTVRSSESGPGIVGRLAPSPTGGLHLGHARSFLIAWLMARGAGGRVILRVEDIDASRVRPGMAELAMLDLRWLGLDWDEGPDVGGPSGPYVQSARLDRFEDALGLLKRQELVYPCTCTRAEIQRAASAPHAGEEGPIYPGTCSGRSARDESRLRGRRFAWRFRVGTGMVGWDDLFKGPIRSDPARVAGDFVVGRSDGAPSYQLAVVVDDAGMGVNQVVRGDDLVSSTPRQLLLYRAFGFEPPQFGHVPLVLGPDGRRLAKRDDAIKLSTLRGLGVDPARLIGTLGRTIGLGEGEPARPSDWVGLFDPASLPAGAPVLDPAAW; from the coding sequence GGCACGCGCGGAGCTTCCTCATCGCCTGGTTGATGGCGAGGGGGGCCGGCGGCCGGGTGATCCTCCGGGTCGAGGACATCGACGCATCCCGGGTCCGTCCGGGGATGGCCGAGCTGGCGATGCTCGACCTCCGCTGGCTCGGCCTGGACTGGGACGAGGGGCCGGACGTGGGGGGGCCTTCGGGCCCGTATGTCCAGTCGGCCCGGCTCGATCGCTTCGAGGACGCCCTGGGACTCCTCAAGCGGCAGGAACTCGTCTACCCCTGCACCTGCACCCGGGCCGAGATCCAGCGGGCGGCGTCGGCCCCCCATGCGGGGGAGGAGGGGCCGATCTACCCGGGGACCTGCTCCGGCCGCTCGGCCCGGGACGAGTCTCGCCTGCGAGGTCGCCGATTCGCCTGGCGATTCCGGGTCGGGACGGGAATGGTCGGCTGGGATGACCTGTTCAAGGGGCCGATCCGGAGCGATCCGGCTCGGGTCGCTGGCGACTTCGTCGTCGGCCGGTCGGACGGGGCACCGTCCTATCAGCTCGCCGTGGTGGTGGACGACGCCGGGATGGGGGTGAACCAGGTCGTCCGGGGCGACGACCTCGTCTCCAGCACGCCCAGGCAACTCCTGCTCTATCGGGCCTTCGGCTTCGAGCCTCCCCAGTTCGGGCACGTCCCGCTGGTGCTCGGGCCGGATGGCCGACGGCTCGCCAAGCGGGACGACGCGATCAAACTGTCGACCCTCCGGGGGCTGGGAGTCGACCCGGCCCGGCTCATCGGGACGCTCGGGAGGACGATCGGCCTCGGGGAAGGGGAGCCCGCGCGGCCGTCGGACTGGGTCGGCCTGTTCGACCCGGCCTCGCTCCCGGCCGGGGCGCCGGTGCTCGATCCGGCGGCGTGGTGA
- a CDS encoding alkaline phosphatase family protein, protein MSLEPIPPRGGPADAVDRRTFLKAGAALGLGPIAQGRSGAEEVAGRPSYRGPNIVIVRFGGGVRRQETIASDETYSPFLKGVFAPRGVLFPKMEIADAPEVETSHGQGTLYLLTGRYDKYEDVTGRFLGARFEPRVPTLFEGLRKHYDVPAHRALIVNGEDRTDEEFYTFSNHHLFGVDYRSTVLSLYRYKLHVLRTDLAAGRYRGEEEAEKRQELAKLESVDHRARDAEPTSPELDAFWDKWADYYGRSGLVNPRGDRLLAELAVWAMRELQPSLMMVNFNDPDYVHWGVASHYTRGVSIVDEGLRRLWEEAERLPSYRENTVFVVVPDCGRDSNPFVAVPFQHHFNAHHIFAAVAGPGIDRSRVVDKAVDQAEVAATVAAIMGFPMPLAEGRALGEVFA, encoded by the coding sequence ATGTCCCTCGAACCGATCCCTCCCCGAGGCGGCCCGGCCGACGCCGTGGACCGCCGCACCTTCCTCAAGGCCGGCGCGGCCCTCGGCCTCGGCCCGATCGCCCAGGGTCGTTCGGGGGCCGAAGAGGTCGCGGGGCGACCGAGCTACCGGGGGCCGAACATCGTGATCGTCCGCTTCGGCGGCGGGGTGCGTCGGCAGGAGACGATCGCCTCGGACGAGACGTATAGCCCATTCCTCAAGGGCGTCTTCGCCCCCCGGGGCGTCCTCTTCCCGAAGATGGAGATCGCGGACGCGCCGGAGGTCGAGACGAGCCACGGCCAGGGGACGCTCTACCTCCTCACCGGCCGCTACGACAAATACGAGGACGTGACCGGCCGTTTCCTCGGCGCCCGATTCGAGCCCCGGGTGCCCACCCTCTTCGAGGGGCTCCGGAAGCATTATGACGTGCCCGCCCACCGCGCCCTGATCGTCAACGGGGAGGACCGGACCGACGAGGAATTCTACACCTTCAGCAACCACCATCTCTTCGGCGTCGACTACCGGTCGACGGTACTGAGCCTGTACCGCTACAAGCTCCACGTCCTCCGCACCGACCTCGCCGCCGGGCGATACCGGGGGGAGGAGGAGGCGGAGAAGCGGCAGGAACTCGCCAAGCTCGAATCCGTGGACCACCGGGCGCGGGATGCCGAGCCCACCAGCCCCGAACTCGACGCCTTCTGGGACAAGTGGGCCGATTACTACGGCCGTTCCGGCCTGGTGAACCCGAGGGGCGACCGCCTGCTCGCCGAGTTGGCCGTCTGGGCGATGCGCGAGTTGCAGCCGAGCTTGATGATGGTCAACTTCAACGACCCGGATTACGTCCACTGGGGGGTCGCCTCGCACTACACCCGGGGGGTCTCGATCGTCGACGAGGGGCTCCGGAGGCTCTGGGAGGAGGCCGAACGCCTGCCCTCCTATCGGGAGAACACCGTCTTCGTCGTCGTACCCGACTGCGGCCGGGACAGCAACCCGTTCGTCGCCGTCCCCTTCCAGCATCACTTCAACGCGCACCACATCTTCGCCGCCGTCGCCGGGCCGGGGATCGACCGGTCCAGGGTGGTCGACAAGGCGGTCGACCAGGCCGAGGTCGCCGCCACGGTGGCCGCGATCATGGGGTTCCCGATGCCCCTGGCCGAAGGCCGGGCCCTGGGGGAGGTCTTCGCATGA